The DNA window CACCGATTCCATCAGCAAAGCTACTGTAACCGGTTCCCGTGCCAACGAAGACTACAGACGCCTCCAGGACCAGCTGAAGGATGTAAACGAAAAAAGCGCAGCCCTCCAGCAGCAGTACCGCGAACTGGCTAAGAATAAAGACGAGGAAGGTATCAAAAAACTGGAATCAGCCTACGATGCACTCGAAGCAGAAGAGAAAAAGATCGAAAACGATTTCCTCGAAAAAAATGGCAATTCACCAATTGCACTGTTTGTACTCAACCAGGTGGCTGGTTACGATATCAAACCAGAGGAAGCAACACCACTGTTCAAAAAACTGAGCAAAGAAGCGAAAAATTCTCCTTCCGGTAAAGAGTTTGCTAAAAGACTGGAGTCGGCTAAAAAGACCGCAGTAGGACAAACAGCCCTGGAATTTTCACAGGCTGATGCCGCCGGTAAAAATATCACCCTCTCTTCTTTCCGTGGTAAATATGTACTGGTAGATTTCTGGGCCAGCTGGTGCGGTCCCTGCCGTGCAGAAAACCCGAACGTAGTGAAAGCTTACGGTAAATTCAAAGACAAAGGTTTTGAAATCCTGGGCGTTTCCCTCGATGATAAAAAAGAAAAATGGCTGGCTGCCGTTGAAGCAGATAAACTTGCCTGGCAACATGTTTCCGACCTGAAAGGCTGGAAAAACGCTGCTGCTGAGCTCTATGGCGTACGCGCTATCCCGCAGAACGTACTGATCGACCCTAAAGGCAAGATCGTAGCTAAAAACCTGCGTGGCGAAGACCTCGAAAAGAAACTGGCTGAAGTACTGCCTTAATAACACCGAAGGTTTAAAACACAGTATAACAGGGGCTGACCAATCGGTCAGCCCTTTTCTATGGCTTCTCCCCAAAACAATATCTTCACGCTGTCCATCGCCCCACATCAAACCAGTCCGGTATTTTTCTAAGCCCTTTGTTGGCATCTCCGCTGAAGAAATACTCATTTGAACCACGATCATAGTAATAGTCCTTTCCCCATTCCCGTATATGCGTGACAGTTATCTCAATGGCATCCAGGATAAAATTAATTTCGTCGTTGGTCATGGTAGGATGAATGGATAACCGCACCCAGCCAGGCTTGCAGGACAAGTCACCTGCCTGGATGCCATGGAGTATAGCGTATGATTCCGGTTTGTCAACATGCAACAGCATATGCCCGTAAGTGCCGGCACAGGAACATCCTCCTCTCATTTGAATCCCGAATCTGTCATTCAGTATCCTCACGATTAAGTTGTAATGCACGCCCCTTACCATAAAGGAGACTACGCCCAACCGGTCAGTTACATTGGACTGAAGCACCTCCACATTTTGTATGGCAGACAACCTGAAGAAAATAATGGATAGCAGTTCTTCTTCCCGCTGAAGCATGCAGGCTACGCCCATCTCTTCTTTAAGCCGGATACTCATAGCTGCCTTGATGCCAGGAAGAAAAGGAGGTGTGCCTCCGTCTTCGCGTTGTTCGATATCTTCTGTGTAGATATGTGTTCCCCAGGGATTGGTATACTTTACAGTCCCTCCTCCCGGTTGATCAGGTATTTTATTGTTGTAAAGTGCCTGATTGAATATCAATATCCCCGGAGTGCCCGGCCCGCCAAGGAACTTATGGGCTGAGAAGTAAATAGCGTCCAGATGTGTACCATCGTCTTCAGGATGCATATTGATATCACAATAGGGTGCTGAGCTGGCGAAGTCCACAAAACACCATCCACCATAGGCATGAATAAGTTGGGCAATCTGGTGATAGGGCGTCCGGATGCCGGTAACATTTGAACACGCTGTTACGGCAGCTATTTTATGCCGGCGGTTTTTATACTGTTCCAGTAAAAAACTGAAGTGAAGCAAATCAACTGTCCCTTCTTCGGTCATCCCGATGATTTCCACGGTGGCAATGGTTTCCAGCCAGCTGATATGATTGCTGTGGTGTTCCATATGTGTTACAAAAACAATCGGTCTCCAGTCTTCATCAGGTGGCAGCGATAACGCTGAAGTATAGGATGCAAGGCGCTCAGGTATTCTCAGTCCCAGTATGCGCTGCAGTTTGTTTACAGCGGCGGTCATTCCGCTGCCGCAGAAGAGCAGCACATCACTGTTGTTGGCGTTAACATGATTTTTTACGATCGCTTTTGCCTCTTCATAGGCGCCGGACATCGAACTGCCGGTGATAGTAGTGCTGGTATGCGTATTGCCAATAAATGGAAGTATTTCCTGCTGTATATGATTTTCAATGGGTCCGTAGCCTCTGCCACTGGCCGTCCAGTCGGCATAAATGATCCGTTGAGGGCCAAATGGCGATTCAAAATAAGTCTGTTGACCAATGATATTCTTTCGGTAAAAGGAAAAGTAGCTTTCCAGTCCGCTTACACGGGGAATAGATAACGAAAGCATAACTACCTGGATTGAGCCGTTTTAAATAAGTCATGCGGAGCCTTGCTATAGCGTTCAACTAACAAACCGGATGCAACATAAATCAGAGTAATAAACATTGCCAATATTATTAATTGTCCAATAGACACTTTTTGTATCTGTTGTCTGGAATTGATATCACATACTTCTCCCGGGCAATACTGTACCTTCTTCCGGTTAAACAACCGATAAAATATACAACCCAGACAAATACCGAAGACCGCTTCGAAAAACAGAAACAGCAGGCAGACCAGGCAAATCAAACCGGTAATAATGCTATAGGCATTAACGATGATGAAAAAATAAAACATAACCGCCGACAGGACGATGCCAATACTCCAGGCGAATTTTTTTTGCGCTGCACCTACATATTCAGGTGTTTGATTCCGGACGATCAAACGCCCTGCTATCAGGGTTGGCGAAAACCTGGGGTTGATCAATACACGGATCAGAAAATCTAACAGGAAAAAAGTGATCACATACTTGACAGGGATAAAATTTCCGTCGAAGAGGATAAACAACAATGAAGTATAGGTGGCGAGAAACAGGATACCTGCGGCGGCTCTGACTTCTCTTTCGTTTAGTACGGGGATATTATACCCTTCAACGGTTTCTCCGAATTGAATGAGGTTGTTCATGTTTTGATTAATATTGAGATGGATGTTGATTTGTTGACAGTACAAGATTAGAGAATCGGCCATTTTGCAGACATGCCGGGGCTACGAACAACGGATAATGGTAAACAAACTGCGGAATTGGGTCGATGTCCCTTGCCGGATAATAAAATGAAAAACATTTTATCGACATTTACTGCAACAAACATCCATATGAAGAAACTATACCTCATAAAACGATATAAGCTGTATATCTGGCTCATTCCGATTTTTTTACTGCTCAACCTGCTGGGGGATGTAGTGGAAGGTGCCGGTGATTTCCCTCAGAGGGCGGTCAATGAATTATGGCTGGTATGTTATCTGACGGTGGCCAACTACCGGCTTTTTGAATACGCCTTACCGGCTATGAGTTGGAAAAGATGGTTTGAATCATTCCTAAAGGTGCTGCTGTATTGTTTTATTTATTCCCTTGGTTTTTTTCTCTGGAGATCGCTGGGTGTAACATTGCATATCTATACGGTGCTGGATAAAACGATATCCATACCCGAGAGAATCGGAGGCCTTACAGGGTATAGCATTGGATCGGTTGTTATTTTTGGAATAACCAGACACATTTTCAACTATGTAAAGCTGAAACAATCATCGCAGCAACTGCAGATAGAAAGCCAGCAGGCAGAGCTGAACTATCTCAAGTCACAAACTAATCCACATTTTTTATTCAATACACTGAATAACATCTATTCACTGGCCAGAGACAAATCTGACCTGGCGCCGGAATCCATTCTGCGGCTATCAAAGATTCTGCGGTATATGTTGTATGAAACCAGCGCGCCCTATACAGCTATAGAACAGGAGCTGAGAATCATTGATGATTACATCGCTTTGGAAAAGCTACGGTATGATGAATCGCTGCAGGTAAATTTCAGCCATGATCTGGAAGACAGCAGGCAAGGTATTCCTCCGCTGTTGCTGGTTCCACTGGTTGAAAATGCCTTTAAGCATGGTGTATCGGAAACCAGAGACCAGCCACGGGTAAGTATTTTTCTTTCTGTAAAAAAAAGGGTACTGCTTTTTACAGTAGAAAATTCCACTGGTGATCCGGCGGATAACAACAAAGTGAAAGAAAATATCGGTTTGTCTAACTTACGCCGCCAGCTGGCATTGTTATATACTGATTACAGTCTTGATATACGGCCGGGAGATTTTATGTTTACCGCTGTCCTGAAAATAAACCTCAACAGTCATGTCTAGCATAAAATGCATTATTATAGAAGATGAGCCACTGGCTGCAAAAGTGCTGAAGGATTACGTTTCAGCAGTTCCCTTTCTGGAGCTGCAGGGTATTTTTAAAGATGCAATCCTTGCTTCAGAATTTCTGTTGCATAATAAAACGGACCTCATCTTTCTGGATATCCATCTGCCGAGGCTGAAAGGGATGGCTTTTCTCAAAACACTGACCAATCCGCCTTCCGTGATTGTTACCACTGCCTATCATCAGTATGCAGTAGAGGGTTTTAACCTGAATGTAACAGATTACCTGCTGAAGCCTATTGAATTTGAACGTTTTTTTACAGCTGTTAATAAAGTAAAAGCAGCCACCCGCCGGGGAATAGAGGAGGTCAGGGATTTTATTTTCGTATATGTGCAAAAAAGGAGAGTGAAAATCCGGTTTTCGGAGATATTGTATATAGAAAGCCAGCGGGAGTACATTAAAATCGTGACCATCAGCAGTGAATACCTGTCCAAGATGAGTACCAATGAGATTGAAGAGCTGCTGCCTGGGCATATTTTCAAACGTATACATCGCTCTTTCATTGTTTCTATTAATCAGATTGATTCCTATACTGCTGAAGTAGTGGAGATAAAAGGGAAGCCCATTCCTATTGGAAGAGGATATAAGGACATACTGGATAAATTGTAGGAGATGGCGCGAAAATATTCAAGGGTATGTAGCGATGTTCATTGACACCGAAGGAAACAAAATGGCGCTTCATTCAATCAACTAAAGCGAATCCCTAAAACCTGAATACATCTCTTCTGTAAAATATAGCTTTAAATTCCGGCCTCACAACGATATACAGTTGTGAGGTTTGTTATTTAAATACAACCTGTCCTGTATATTCTGGTTTTAATAGTTGTTTGATAATTAATGATTTGAATTCTTTTTTAGAATTTTCAGAGAAAATATTTCCTTAATTACGAAACTTTCGTAGATTTACGAAAAGTTCGTAATTAATAAATTTATCAATATGGAAAAGCTCACCCAACAGGAAGAAGCTGCCATGCTGGCGATATGGAAAAGGGGGAAAGGGTTTGTGAAAGACTTCCTGGAAGCGCATCCTGCACCGGCGCCGCCATATACTACACTAGCTTCTACCATTAAAAATCTGGAAAAGAAAGGGTTTGTGGAAAGTCATAAGGTAGGTAACGTATATGAATATACGCCGATCATAAAAGAAGAGACCTACAAAAACAGGTTCATGAGTGGTTTTGTAAAAGACTACTTCGCGAACTCTTATAAGGAGCTGGTATCTTTCTTCGCCAAAGAAAAGAAGATTAGTCCTGAAGAGCTGAAAGAAATTATCCGGATGATTGAAAATGGTAAATAATCTAAACCTGGAAAACAATGATACCTGCCATACTGATTTACCTCCTGAAGGCCAATATTGCGCTGACCCTTTTTTTTCTTGCTTACTGGCTGGGATTAAGAAGACTGACTTTTTACACCCTTAACAGGGTGTTCCTGTTGACCGGCATTGCTTTTTCCTCTTTATTTCCATTGGTAGCTGTTAATTCATTTGTCAACCGGCACCAGGCTATTGCCGGTGGCATGACTTATCTGCCAGATCTCGAAGCGCTCAAAACCCATGCCGACACTTTCACTGTTTGGACCTTGCTGGTTTATCTGTTCTGGGCAGGTGTAACGGTAATGGCTATACGTTTTTCTATTCAGCTCTTTTCACTCTGGACGATCCACCGGAAGTCCAGGCCTGGTGTGGTAGAAGGCACTGCCGTACGGACATTGCAGAAGGAGCTGTCTCCCTTCTCGTTTTTCCGGCATATCTACATTAATCCTTCCCTGCATCAGCCGGAAGAAATACCGGCTATCCTCTGCCATGAGCAGGTACATGTGAAACAATGGCACAGCGCCGATGTAATACTGGGGGAACTGAATAATATTTTTTACTGGTTTAACCCCGGCGCCTGGATGATGAAAACGGCGATTCGCGAGAACCTTGAGTTTATTACTGATCGTTATCTCCTGAAGCAGGGCATAGATAAAAAAACATATCAATACAGTCTGATACAAGTTAGTGGGATCCCATATGCGACGGCCATCGCAAACAATTTCAATTTCTCACATTTAAAAAACAGGATCATTATGATGAACAGGAAACAGTCATCAGCCATCCAGGTGGTACGCTATGGAGCTTTCGGCGTACTGGTCGGAGGCCTGGTATTATCACTCAATTACAGCCGGGCATCGGTGGTAAACCACCGGGTGGTATTTGCCCCTGCAGCTGTGCAACCAAAAGATTCCATCAGTTCACGTGAGGCGGTTTTTGTTGCCGGACCGGCAGCACCGGAGCGCACTGCTTCCCCAAAAGCCAGGCCTGCCGTATCTGTAGCCAACCCGGCCCCAGCTCCGGCGGCGGCCCCAGCACCAGCCCCTAAAGAAGCAGCACCGGCAGGTGTAGCAGCTGCTGGCGGACCTGCGACCGTTACCCTCAGCCGTGGTAATACGGCTAGTGGCGACGGACCTTTGTATCTGCTAAACGGCAGACTCATCACCGATGGAGAAATGCGCGCGCTCAATGCGGATGATATTGAATCCATCAGTGTTTACAAAGGCGCTTCTGCAGATGCCTATGTAGCACAATACGGCGAATCTGCCCGCAACGGTGTGGTGGAGATATTTACCAAATCCTGGGCTGCTGCCAATAAAAAAACAATGAGTGGTCAGGCATTTATAGTAAAAAATACGACCATCTCCGGAACAGCCAATCGTGTACCTGCAGCTACTGGCGTTGGCGGCAAAGTGACGCTGATGGGAAATGCTATTATGGTCAACTCAACTAGTGCATCTGTACAGGATGCTGCAGGCAATATTTTGTCTGCTGATAAAATTGTCCTTCTCTCCAAAGGAGAGCAAGGAAGCACCAATGCCAATAAAGATGATAAAGATGCCAGACAAGCAAAAGTAGAATCAGACGCTAAACCCTGATTAAATCTTCTCTTCGCTCGGGAAACAAAAAGCCACGGTCCGCCACCGTGGCATTTTTGTTTGCAGACAACTTTCTCCGGGCATGAACGTTATACTTAAAGCACTGTTTTTTCCCTGGATAAATGGCGGTTTATGTTACAAAAAGGCGATAAAGCACCCGATTTTACTCTCCAGGCAGCTCCGGGCAAACCTCTCCGGCTGTCGGACCTGCATGGCCAAAATGTGATCCTCGCATTTTATCCGGCCGACTGGAGCCCCGTTTGCAGCGACCAGATGGCCCTGTACAATGAAATGCTCCGTTTCTTCGAAAAGTATAACGCTATGCTGCTAGGTATTTCTGTAGATGGCGTGTGGTGTCATCAGGCATTTGCGAAAGACAGAAACCTGCATTTCAACCTGCTGTCGGATTTTGAACCCAAAGGGGCGGTGTCTCGCCAGTACGGCGTGTATATGGATGGCGTTAGTCAGCGTGCACTGTTTGTCATCGATCAGCAAAGGATGATACAATGGAGCTATCTGTCGCCTATCGATCAAAACCCCGGTGCTGATGGTATTCTGCAGGCACTGGAATCCATAACGATGACCGCCTGAATAAAAAACTGATAACTCAATTATATGCTTACACCTCCCATTACCAGCCGTGATCATGTAACCGGCAATCCCCAGGGCACTGTGGAGATTGTAGAATACGGAGATTTTCAATGCCCCTACTGTGGAGAAGCTTTCGGTGTAGTCCGTGACCTGTTGCGGTCTGCGGATAATATCAAATTTGTATTCCGGCATTTCCCACTGGCGGAATCTCATGAGTACGCCATGGATGCGGCTATAGCAGCCGAAGCAGCCGGCAGGCAGCAGCAGTTCTGGCATATGCACGATGCCCTTTACCTCCATCAGCGGCAGCTGAATGATAACCTGTTTATGGAACTGGCCCGAGAACTGAAGCTGGACCTCGACCAGTTTGAAGATGATATGCAGGATAACCGCCTGGTCAGCAAAGTGGAAGCTGACTTCGAAAGTGGTGTGCGCAGCGGTGTGAATGGCACACCGACTTTCTTTATCAATGGCAAAAGATATAACGGGGACTATCGTAATCTGTTATCAGTGGTGCGTCACTGATCGTACACAACGGAATCCCAGATTGGCCAGGCCCGATTCAGGAGTTGTTTTCATCCTGGCAGATACTCTGTACCCACGGCAATACTCGTCACTGCACATATAGGAACCTCCCCTGATCACATGTTTTTCCAGCGCCGGATCTTCCGGATCATATCCTTTGGCTGGCCCGGAAGGGTTGGCGGCACCATTTTCCACCTGTGCGTAATAACGGGCATCATACAGATCAGACACCCATTCCCATACATTACCGGACATATCATACAGCTGATAACCATTAGGGTTATACGATTTTACAGGCGCAGTGTTTTCAAATCCATCTGTATGAGTGTTTTTATAGGGAAAATTACCATTCCAGGTGTTGGCTTTAGGTTTGCCTGCAGTCAGGGCTTCACTGCCCCAGGGGTATATCTGGTTGGAAAGGCCGCCTCTGGCTGCATATTCCCACTCTGCTTCGGTGGGTAGGCGTTTGCCGGCCCATTTGGCGTAAGTCTGTGCATCATGCCAGGATACCTGTGTTACAGGATGATTTTCCCGGCCTTTGATATCACTTCCCGGGCCTTCCGGATGCTGCCAGCTGGCGCCGGCGATAAAGCTCCACCACTGCGATACATCGTTGAAAGGTACTGCATGATTGGGCGGTGTAAACACCAGTGCTCCGGCCGCCAGCATGCTGCTGTCTGGTTCAGCAGAGCCCGGAGGCAGGGTGGCCATCAGTTCTTCTTTGGAAATCGGCTTTTCGGCGGTGGTCACATAACCGGTGGCCGCTACAAAGGCAGCAAATTCACGGTTGGTAACTTCATGTTCATCCATCCAGAAACTATCTACTTTCACACTATGTTTGGGATACTCATCAGGCATGCCGGTACTGTCATCGGCACCCATGCTGAAAGTGCCACCTGGAACCAATACCATCCTATTGAGTGTATCCGTGCCAGTGATAGCGGAGGTCGTATCCTGTTGAACGGCTGGCCGGCTGTTGCCCGCACAGGCCG is part of the Chitinophaga flava genome and encodes:
- a CDS encoding redoxin domain-containing protein; protein product: MKKSFVGIALLMPAILFAQDKKVASAGKPFTIQGTISQQEKPATVFLRMRKNGEWLTDSAQVKDGKFSISGNLEEPILASLMLVQKNADKPVSMGRDMLAVFLDNGTVVVNTTDSISKATVTGSRANEDYRRLQDQLKDVNEKSAALQQQYRELAKNKDEEGIKKLESAYDALEAEEKKIENDFLEKNGNSPIALFVLNQVAGYDIKPEEATPLFKKLSKEAKNSPSGKEFAKRLESAKKTAVGQTALEFSQADAAGKNITLSSFRGKYVLVDFWASWCGPCRAENPNVVKAYGKFKDKGFEILGVSLDDKKEKWLAAVEADKLAWQHVSDLKGWKNAAAELYGVRAIPQNVLIDPKGKIVAKNLRGEDLEKKLAEVLP
- a CDS encoding aminotransferase class V-fold PLP-dependent enzyme is translated as MLSLSIPRVSGLESYFSFYRKNIIGQQTYFESPFGPQRIIYADWTASGRGYGPIENHIQQEILPFIGNTHTSTTITGSSMSGAYEEAKAIVKNHVNANNSDVLLFCGSGMTAAVNKLQRILGLRIPERLASYTSALSLPPDEDWRPIVFVTHMEHHSNHISWLETIATVEIIGMTEEGTVDLLHFSFLLEQYKNRRHKIAAVTACSNVTGIRTPYHQIAQLIHAYGGWCFVDFASSAPYCDINMHPEDDGTHLDAIYFSAHKFLGGPGTPGILIFNQALYNNKIPDQPGGGTVKYTNPWGTHIYTEDIEQREDGGTPPFLPGIKAAMSIRLKEEMGVACMLQREEELLSIIFFRLSAIQNVEVLQSNVTDRLGVVSFMVRGVHYNLIVRILNDRFGIQMRGGCSCAGTYGHMLLHVDKPESYAILHGIQAGDLSCKPGWVRLSIHPTMTNDEINFILDAIEITVTHIREWGKDYYYDRGSNEYFFSGDANKGLRKIPDWFDVGRWTA
- a CDS encoding DUF4395 domain-containing protein, producing the protein MNNLIQFGETVEGYNIPVLNEREVRAAAGILFLATYTSLLFILFDGNFIPVKYVITFFLLDFLIRVLINPRFSPTLIAGRLIVRNQTPEYVGAAQKKFAWSIGIVLSAVMFYFFIIVNAYSIITGLICLVCLLFLFFEAVFGICLGCIFYRLFNRKKVQYCPGEVCDINSRQQIQKVSIGQLIILAMFITLIYVASGLLVERYSKAPHDLFKTAQSR
- a CDS encoding sensor histidine kinase, with the protein product MKKLYLIKRYKLYIWLIPIFLLLNLLGDVVEGAGDFPQRAVNELWLVCYLTVANYRLFEYALPAMSWKRWFESFLKVLLYCFIYSLGFFLWRSLGVTLHIYTVLDKTISIPERIGGLTGYSIGSVVIFGITRHIFNYVKLKQSSQQLQIESQQAELNYLKSQTNPHFLFNTLNNIYSLARDKSDLAPESILRLSKILRYMLYETSAPYTAIEQELRIIDDYIALEKLRYDESLQVNFSHDLEDSRQGIPPLLLVPLVENAFKHGVSETRDQPRVSIFLSVKKRVLLFTVENSTGDPADNNKVKENIGLSNLRRQLALLYTDYSLDIRPGDFMFTAVLKINLNSHV
- a CDS encoding LytR/AlgR family response regulator transcription factor, giving the protein MSSIKCIIIEDEPLAAKVLKDYVSAVPFLELQGIFKDAILASEFLLHNKTDLIFLDIHLPRLKGMAFLKTLTNPPSVIVTTAYHQYAVEGFNLNVTDYLLKPIEFERFFTAVNKVKAATRRGIEEVRDFIFVYVQKRRVKIRFSEILYIESQREYIKIVTISSEYLSKMSTNEIEELLPGHIFKRIHRSFIVSINQIDSYTAEVVEIKGKPIPIGRGYKDILDKL
- a CDS encoding BlaI/MecI/CopY family transcriptional regulator, which produces MEKLTQQEEAAMLAIWKRGKGFVKDFLEAHPAPAPPYTTLASTIKNLEKKGFVESHKVGNVYEYTPIIKEETYKNRFMSGFVKDYFANSYKELVSFFAKEKKISPEELKEIIRMIENGK
- a CDS encoding M56 family metallopeptidase yields the protein MIPAILIYLLKANIALTLFFLAYWLGLRRLTFYTLNRVFLLTGIAFSSLFPLVAVNSFVNRHQAIAGGMTYLPDLEALKTHADTFTVWTLLVYLFWAGVTVMAIRFSIQLFSLWTIHRKSRPGVVEGTAVRTLQKELSPFSFFRHIYINPSLHQPEEIPAILCHEQVHVKQWHSADVILGELNNIFYWFNPGAWMMKTAIRENLEFITDRYLLKQGIDKKTYQYSLIQVSGIPYATAIANNFNFSHLKNRIIMMNRKQSSAIQVVRYGAFGVLVGGLVLSLNYSRASVVNHRVVFAPAAVQPKDSISSREAVFVAGPAAPERTASPKARPAVSVANPAPAPAAAPAPAPKEAAPAGVAAAGGPATVTLSRGNTASGDGPLYLLNGRLITDGEMRALNADDIESISVYKGASADAYVAQYGESARNGVVEIFTKSWAAANKKTMSGQAFIVKNTTISGTANRVPAATGVGGKVTLMGNAIMVNSTSASVQDAAGNILSADKIVLLSKGEQGSTNANKDDKDARQAKVESDAKP
- a CDS encoding redoxin domain-containing protein, whose amino-acid sequence is MLQKGDKAPDFTLQAAPGKPLRLSDLHGQNVILAFYPADWSPVCSDQMALYNEMLRFFEKYNAMLLGISVDGVWCHQAFAKDRNLHFNLLSDFEPKGAVSRQYGVYMDGVSQRALFVIDQQRMIQWSYLSPIDQNPGADGILQALESITMTA
- a CDS encoding DsbA family protein — protein: MLTPPITSRDHVTGNPQGTVEIVEYGDFQCPYCGEAFGVVRDLLRSADNIKFVFRHFPLAESHEYAMDAAIAAEAAGRQQQFWHMHDALYLHQRQLNDNLFMELARELKLDLDQFEDDMQDNRLVSKVEADFESGVRSGVNGTPTFFINGKRYNGDYRNLLSVVRH
- a CDS encoding formylglycine-generating enzyme family protein, which codes for MSRHLIYLSILTSLTACAGNSRPAVQQDTTSAITGTDTLNRMVLVPGGTFSMGADDSTGMPDEYPKHSVKVDSFWMDEHEVTNREFAAFVAATGYVTTAEKPISKEELMATLPPGSAEPDSSMLAAGALVFTPPNHAVPFNDVSQWWSFIAGASWQHPEGPGSDIKGRENHPVTQVSWHDAQTYAKWAGKRLPTEAEWEYAARGGLSNQIYPWGSEALTAGKPKANTWNGNFPYKNTHTDGFENTAPVKSYNPNGYQLYDMSGNVWEWVSDLYDARYYAQVENGAANPSGPAKGYDPEDPALEKHVIRGGSYMCSDEYCRGYRVSARMKTTPESGLANLGFRCVRSVTHH